In Numida meleagris isolate 19003 breed g44 Domestic line chromosome 18, NumMel1.0, whole genome shotgun sequence, one DNA window encodes the following:
- the OVCA2 gene encoding esterase OVCA2, whose translation MSEGRPLRLLALHGYRQSERRFRQRTGSLRKALRGRAEVVAFDAPHLVPGTEEEASDDPPRGWWFSRPGTFEASEAAEQPAGLEESLEAVARALEEHGPFDGLLGFSQGAALAAMVCALRARGDPRFPITFAILVAAFASRAPAHNHFYREPIALPSLHVVGDADAVIAAHLSAELARCFVEPVVITHPGGHFVPVAAPQKEAYLDFLGRFRPGQGQAEQPEAGAV comes from the coding sequence ATGTCGGAGGGGCGGCCGCTGCGGCTGCTGGCCTTGCACGGCTACAGGCAGAGCGAGCGCCGCTTCCGCCAGCGCACCGGCTCTCTGCGCAAGGCCCTGCGAGGCCGTGCTGAGGTGGTAGCCTTCGATGCTCCGCACCTCGTGCCCGGCACTGAGGAGGAAGCGAGCGACGACCCCCCACGTGGGTGGTGGTTCTCCAGGCCCGGCACCTTTGAGGCCTCGGAGGCAGCGGAGCAGCCGGCGGGGCTGGAGGAGTCGCTGGAGGCCGTGGCGAGGGCGCTGGAGGAGCACGGACCCTTCGATGGGCTGCTGGGCTTCAGCCAGGGTGCGGCACTGGCCGCTATGGTGTGTGCCCTGCGGGCCCGCGGCGATCCGCGTTTCCCCATCACCTTCGCCATCCTAGTGGCCGCCTTTGCCAGCCGCGCCCCGGCCCACAACCACTTCTACCGGGAGCCCATCGCTCTGCCCTCGCTGCACGTCGTGGGCGATGCCGATGCTGTCATTGCCGCGCACCTCAGCGCTGAGCTGGCGCGGTGCTTCGTGGAGCCTGTCGTCATCACACACCCCGGCGGGCACTTCGTCCCCGTGGCCGCGCCACAGAAAGAGGCCTACCTGGACTTCTTGGGACGCTTCCGCCCTGGGCAGGGCCAAGCTGAGCAGCCAGAGGCCGGGGCAGTGTGA
- the LOC110407892 gene encoding uncharacterized protein LOC110407892 isoform X4 translates to MGLGGERRERSAARRGAAAAGTERGPTGRVVAGGGRRLHNSPVAARRFLRGEVRAARPAPLPGTGPSAAGALGETIFVIQPCLSQPAARPSVGFHGKLPSKTRRKGVTAGVTQPQLEASVDEAEKGGTLPTSLVPLGQQGPGTAPNVFHSSLVPKSQCISAHGKAEHRNKTWTSKSEPLRCLRPVLLRDTGAGEAAAGPQCRLDRGEQTSLQCLLRAVPR, encoded by the exons atggggctggggggggagcGCCGGGAGCGGAGCGCGGCCCGacgcggggcggcggcggcggggacTGAGCGCGGCCCGACGGGGCGGGTGGTGGCCGGAGGCGGGCGCAGGTTGCACAACTCGCCCGTCGCGGCCAGGAGATTCCTGAGAGGCGAAGTCAGAGCGGCCCGACCCGCCCCGTTACCGGGCACCGGGCCCTCGGCAGCCGGCG CTCTTGGCGAAACCATCTTTGTGATTCAGCCGTGTTTATCCCAGCCTGCGGCCCGGCCCAGCGTGggtttccatggaaaacttCCATcgaaaacaaggagaaaaggagtTACAGCAGGAGTGACTCAGCCACAACTGGAAGCTTCTGTGGATGAGGCAGAGAAGGGGGGGACTCTTCCCACCAGCTTGGTCCCGCTCGGGCAGCAGGGCCCGGGGACAGCCCCGAACGTGTTCCACAGCTCTCTCGTGCCCAAATCCCAGTGCATCTCAG CTCACGGGAAGGCAGAGCATAGGAACAAGACCTGGACCAGCAAAAG CGAGCCGCTGCGGTGCCTCCGGCCGGTGCTGCTGCGGGACACGGGGGCGGGGGAAGCGGCTGCGGGACCGCAGTGCAGGCTGGACCGCGGCGAGCAGACATCACTGCAGTGCCTCCTCCGCGCCGTCCCGCGGTGA
- the DPH1 gene encoding 2-(3-amino-3-carboxypropyl)histidine synthase subunit 1, whose translation MAAPPRSAGAALLPSASSAGRAPRRAARQVPEELLNNAELREAVGALPSNYNFEIPKTIWRIRQAGAKKVALQMPEGLLMFACTIADIIERFTDAEAVVMGDVTYGACCVDDYTARALGADFLVHYGHSCLIPIDATRGLKMLYVFVDIKIDTSHFLDTVRFNFASGSSLALVSTIQFVAAVQAASQELRSQYKVCVPQCKPLSPGEILGCTSPRLARDTDAIVYLGDGRFHLESIMIANPGIPAYRYDPYSKVFSQEHYAHDRMHRARQDAIHTAARAQCWGLLLGTLGRQGSPGILQHLESRLRALGRPFVRVLLSEIFPSKLELFDGVDVWVQIACPRLSIDWGEAFSKPLLTPYEAAVALGDVEWQQPYPMDFYASQSLGPWTANHTARPAQEKPPVPPSLKNGTDGSHSAHPPEDTAAS comes from the exons ATGGCCGCTCCGCCGCGTTCCGCTGGTGCGGCCCTTCTGCCCTCCGCCAGCAGCGCAG GCCGAGCCCCACGTCGCGCCGCCCGCCAGGTCCCCGAGGAGCTGCTGAACAATGCGGAGCTGCGGGAGGCGGTGGGGGCTCTGCCCTCCAACTACAACTTCGAGATCCCCAAAACCATCTGGCGGATCCGGCAGGCGGGAGCCAAAAAAG TGGCCCTACAGATGCCGGAGGGGCTGCTCATGTTTGCCTGCACCATTGCTGACATCATTGAGCG GTTTACGGATGCCGAGGCGGTGGTGATGGGCGATGTGACCTACGGCGCGTGCTGCGTGGATGACTACACGGCGCGGGCTCTGGGCGCTGACTTCTTGGTGCACTATGGACACAGCTGCCTGA TCCCCATCGATGCCACGCGTGGGCTGAAGATGCTCTACGTCTTCGTGGACATCAAGATCGACACATCCCATTTCCTCGACACCGTCCGCTTCAACTTTGCCTCGGGCTCTTCCCTGGCCCTGGTCAGCACCATCCAGTTCGTGGCAGCCGTGCAG GCGGCCTCACAGGAGCTGCGGTCGCAGTACAAGGTGTGCGTGCCCCAGTGCAAGCCACTGTCCCCCGGTGAGATACTGGGCTGCACATCGCCCCGGCTCGCACGGGACACTGATGCCATTGT CTATTTGGGAGACGGCCGCTTCCACCTGGAGTCCATCATGATTGCCAACCCGGGGATACCCGCCTACAG GTACGATCCCTACAGCAAGGTGTTCTCGCAGGAGCACTATGCCCATGACCGCATGCACAGGGCCCGGCAGGACGCTATCCACACCGCTGCCCGtgcccagtgctgggggctgctgctgggcaccctgGGGCGACAGGGATCTCCTGGCATCCTACAG cacctggAGTCACGGCTGCGTGCCCTGGGCCGGCCCTTTGTGCGGGTGCTGCTGTCTGAGATCTTCCCCAGCAAGCTGGAGCTCTTTGATGGTGTGGATGT GTGGGTGCAGATCGCCTGTCCCCGGCTCTCCATCGACTGGGGAGAGGCCTTCAGCAAGCCACTGCTGACACCCTATGAG GCGGCGGTGGCTCTTGGGGACGTCGAGTGGCAGCAGCCATACCCCATGGACTTCTATGCCAGTCAGTCCCTGGGGCCGTGGACGGCCAACCACACAGCTCGGCCGGCccag GAGAAGCCGCCCGTGCCCCCCAGCCTGAAGAATGGCACTGATGGGTCCCACAGTGCCCACCCGCCTGAGGACACGGCTGCCTCCTGA
- the HIC1 gene encoding hypermethylated in cancer 1 protein isoform X1: MRVSPAPRIPMSLGGGVWGCTVPPRCGQNPPEKPVGSSGRASTAPARVQGDSGGDPRGRPNLGVPCPGAGCPAGGDARCCAALRGCTNGSGREKGEAKARSSPRLARSRGGHVGASPRGLPSFPPAPPVLQKIKKKHQPNPSTSAPIPITSTGRPVGRTAHLHGEELSPRPLPPQNPDGGGGARRTPLDGARRAVPGSGRGDGGGDGALRGRRARGVMLEAMEVPSHSRQLLLQLNTQRTKGFLCDVIIVVQNALFRAHKNILAASSAYLKSLVVHDNLLNLDHEMVSPGIFRLILDFIYTGRLGECEPGGEQSLGAVLAAASYLQIPGLVALCKKKLKRSGKYCHLRGGYAPYKLGRGLRAATPVIQACYSGTPRPVDLQPVEPAAPLNTQCGELYASASQGTPLHPHGLCPPERHCSPPCGLDLSKKSPTGPSAQLLPTDRLLPAEPREPSLPPRHDSPPVSGGLLAGHPAAYKDSPPGGEPGGHPHAADPFRGTPPCAEPPLPRGDGRELMYRWMKHEPLGPYLDEGEAEKELEREEKAESPPAAPQPRYPSVESNDLEPDNSTSEETGSSEGPSPGDALDRYCNHLGYEPESLGDNLYVCIPCGKGFPSSEQLNAHVEAHNEEELYHKAAAEQAVPFLDKGGAGLGDILRPYRCSSCDKSYKDPATLRQHEKTHWLTRPYPCTICGKKFTQRGTMTRHMRSHLGLKPFACDACGMRFTRQYRLTEHMRIHSGEKPYECQVCGGKFAQQRNLISHMKMHAAGPDGKAKLDFPDSVYAMARLTADQLGLKQEKAAELLSHTSHFLSDPKAMESLYPLAKFTAEHLGLSQDKAAEVLAQAPHLHADAARTIERYSPP, from the exons ATGAGGGTCAGCCCCGCTCCCAGGATCCCGATGTcgctgggggggggggtctggGGCTGCACGGTGCCGCCCCGCTGCGGCCAAAATCCCCCGGAGAAGCCCGTAGGGAGCAGCGGGCGGGCCAGCACTGCGCCAGCTCGTGTTCAAGGGGATTCGGGGGGAGACCCCCGGGGGCGGCCGAACCTTGGGGTGCCGTGCCCTGGTGCGGGGTGCCCCGCGGGAGGAGATGCCCGGTGCTGTGCCGCCCTCCGGGGCTGCACAAATGGCAGCGGCCGTGAGAAAGGAGAAGCGAAAGCGCGAAGCTCTCCCCGCCTCGCCAGGAGCAGGGGGGGCCATGTCGGTGCGTCCCCCCGGGgcctcccttccttcccacccGCTCCCCCCGtcctccaaaaaataaaaaaaaagcaccaaccGAACCCATCGACCTCTGCTCCCATTCCCATCACATCCACGGGACGCCCCGTCGGGAGAACCGCGCACCTGCACGGGGAGGAGCTCTCCCCCCGGCCCCTCCCGCCCCAAAACCCCGACGGCGGGGGCGGAGCGCGGCGGACGCCGCTAGATGGAGCCCGACGAGCGGTACCGGGCAGCGGCCGCGGAGACGGCGGAGGGGACGGGGCGCTGCGGG GGCGGCGGGCGCGCGGCGTGATGCTGGAGGCCATGGAGGTGCCGAGCCACTCgcggcagctgctgctgcagctgaacacGCAGCGCACGAAGGGCTTCCTGTGCGACGTGATCATCGTGGTGCAGAATGCGCTCTTCCGCGCGCACAAGAACATCCTGGCGGCCAGCAGCGCCTACCTCAAGTCGCTGGTGGTGCACGACAACCTGCTCAACCTGGACCACGAGATGGTGAGCCCCGGCATCTTCCGCCTCATCCTCGATTTCATCTACACCGGGCGTTTGGGTGAATGCGAGCCGGGCGGCGAGCAGAGCTTGGGGGCCGTGCTGGCGGCCGCCAGTTACCTGCAGATCCCCGGTTTGGTGGCACTGTGCAAGAAGAAGCTGAAGCGCAGCGGGAAGTACTGCCACCTGCGCGGGGGGTACGCGCCCTACAAGCTGGGCCGGGGGCTGCGCGCCGCCACGCCGGTCATCCAGGCTTGCTACTCGGGGACGCCTCGACCCGTCGATTTGCAGCCCGTGGAGCCGGCGGCCCCGCTCAACACGCAGTGCGGGGAGCTCTACGCCTCGGCCTCGCAGGGCACCCCCCTGCACCCCCACGGGCTGTGCCCCCCCGAGCGGCACTGCTCGCCGCCGTGCGGCCTCGACCTCTCCAAGAAGAGCCCCACCGGCCCCTCCgcccagctgctgcccaccGACCGCCTGCTGCCCGCAGAGCCCCGCGAGCCCTCCTTGCCCCCGCGGCACGACAGCCCCCCCGTGAGCGGGGGGCTCCTGGCCGGCCACCCCGCTGCCTACAAGGACTCGCCGCCGGGTGGGGAACCGGGGGGACACCCCCACGCCGCCGACCCGTTCCGCGGCACGCCGCCCTGCGCCGAGCCCCCCCTGCCCCGCGGCGATGGGCGCGAGCTGATGTACCGCTGGATGAAGCACGAGCCGCTGGGGCCCTACCTGGACGAAGGGGAGGCGGAGAAGGAGCTGGAGCGGGAGGAAAAAGCCGAatcgccgcccgccgccccgcagccgcGCTATCCCAGCGTGGAGAGCAACGACCTGGAGCCCGACAACAGCACCAGCGAGGAGACGGGCAGCAGCGAGGGGCCGTCGCCCGGCGACGCGTTGGACCGCTACTGCAACCACCTGGGCTACGAGCCCGAGAGCCTGGGCGACAACCTGTACGTCTGCATCCCCTGCGGGAAGGGCTTCCCCAGCTCCGAGCAGCTCAACGCGCACGTGGAGGCCCACAACGAAGAGGAGCTGTACCACAAAGCGGCGGCCGAGCAGGCCGTGCCCTTCTTGGATAagggcggcgcggggctgggggACATCCTGCGGCCGTACCGCTGCTCGTCCTGCGACAAGTCCTACAAGGACCCGGCCACGCTGCGGCAGCACGAGAAGACGCACTGGCTGACCCGGCCCTACCCCTGCACCATCTGCGGGAAGAAGTTCACGCAGCGCGGCACCATGACCCGCCACATGCGCAGCCACCTCGGCCTCAAGCCCTTCGCCTGCGACGCCTGCGGGATGCGCTTCACCCGGCAGTACCGCCTGACCGAGCACATGCGCATCCACTCCGGGGAAAAGCCCTACGAGTGCCAGGTGTGTGGCGGCAAGTTCGCCCAACAGCGCAACCTCATCAGCCACATGAAGATGCACGCGGCCGGCCCCGACGGCAAAGCCAAGCTGGACTTCCCCGACAGCGTCTACGCCATGGCGCGGCTCACCGCCGACCAGCTGGGGCTCAAGCAGGAGAAGGCGGCCGAGCTGCTGTCCCACACCTCGCACTTCCTCAGCGACCCCAAGGCCATGGAGAGCCTCTACCCCTTGGCCAAGTTCACGGCCGAGCACCTGGGGCTGAGCCAGGACAAAGCGGCCGAGGTGTTGGCGCAGGCTCCGCACCTCCACGCCGATGCCGCGCGGACCATAGAGCGCTACTCGCCCCCGTAG
- the LOC110407892 gene encoding uncharacterized protein LOC110407892 isoform X5, whose amino-acid sequence MGLGGERRERSAARRGAAAAGTERGPTGRVVAGGGRRLHNSPVAARRFLRGEVRAARPAPLPGTGPSAAGALGETIFVIQPCLSQPAARPSVGFHGKLPSKTRRKGVTAGVTQPQLEASVDEAEKGGTLPTSLVPLGQQGPGTAPNVFHSSLVPKSQCISAHGKAEHRNKTWTSKRPEAASLSPKPTSGVFDAETKG is encoded by the exons atggggctggggggggagcGCCGGGAGCGGAGCGCGGCCCGacgcggggcggcggcggcggggacTGAGCGCGGCCCGACGGGGCGGGTGGTGGCCGGAGGCGGGCGCAGGTTGCACAACTCGCCCGTCGCGGCCAGGAGATTCCTGAGAGGCGAAGTCAGAGCGGCCCGACCCGCCCCGTTACCGGGCACCGGGCCCTCGGCAGCCGGCG CTCTTGGCGAAACCATCTTTGTGATTCAGCCGTGTTTATCCCAGCCTGCGGCCCGGCCCAGCGTGggtttccatggaaaacttCCATcgaaaacaaggagaaaaggagtTACAGCAGGAGTGACTCAGCCACAACTGGAAGCTTCTGTGGATGAGGCAGAGAAGGGGGGGACTCTTCCCACCAGCTTGGTCCCGCTCGGGCAGCAGGGCCCGGGGACAGCCCCGAACGTGTTCCACAGCTCTCTCGTGCCCAAATCCCAGTGCATCTCAG CTCACGGGAAGGCAGAGCATAGGAACAAGACCTGGACCAGCAAAAG GCCAGAAGCTGCATCTTTGTCCCCCAAACCAACCTCTGGTGTCTTCGATGCAGAGACCAAGGGGTGA
- the HIC1 gene encoding hypermethylated in cancer 1 protein isoform X2, which yields MRVHRELGWLAEGSGRAGRRARGVMLEAMEVPSHSRQLLLQLNTQRTKGFLCDVIIVVQNALFRAHKNILAASSAYLKSLVVHDNLLNLDHEMVSPGIFRLILDFIYTGRLGECEPGGEQSLGAVLAAASYLQIPGLVALCKKKLKRSGKYCHLRGGYAPYKLGRGLRAATPVIQACYSGTPRPVDLQPVEPAAPLNTQCGELYASASQGTPLHPHGLCPPERHCSPPCGLDLSKKSPTGPSAQLLPTDRLLPAEPREPSLPPRHDSPPVSGGLLAGHPAAYKDSPPGGEPGGHPHAADPFRGTPPCAEPPLPRGDGRELMYRWMKHEPLGPYLDEGEAEKELEREEKAESPPAAPQPRYPSVESNDLEPDNSTSEETGSSEGPSPGDALDRYCNHLGYEPESLGDNLYVCIPCGKGFPSSEQLNAHVEAHNEEELYHKAAAEQAVPFLDKGGAGLGDILRPYRCSSCDKSYKDPATLRQHEKTHWLTRPYPCTICGKKFTQRGTMTRHMRSHLGLKPFACDACGMRFTRQYRLTEHMRIHSGEKPYECQVCGGKFAQQRNLISHMKMHAAGPDGKAKLDFPDSVYAMARLTADQLGLKQEKAAELLSHTSHFLSDPKAMESLYPLAKFTAEHLGLSQDKAAEVLAQAPHLHADAARTIERYSPP from the exons ATGAGAGTACACCGAGAGCTCGGCTGGCTGGCGGAGGGCAGCGGACGGGCAG GGCGGCGGGCGCGCGGCGTGATGCTGGAGGCCATGGAGGTGCCGAGCCACTCgcggcagctgctgctgcagctgaacacGCAGCGCACGAAGGGCTTCCTGTGCGACGTGATCATCGTGGTGCAGAATGCGCTCTTCCGCGCGCACAAGAACATCCTGGCGGCCAGCAGCGCCTACCTCAAGTCGCTGGTGGTGCACGACAACCTGCTCAACCTGGACCACGAGATGGTGAGCCCCGGCATCTTCCGCCTCATCCTCGATTTCATCTACACCGGGCGTTTGGGTGAATGCGAGCCGGGCGGCGAGCAGAGCTTGGGGGCCGTGCTGGCGGCCGCCAGTTACCTGCAGATCCCCGGTTTGGTGGCACTGTGCAAGAAGAAGCTGAAGCGCAGCGGGAAGTACTGCCACCTGCGCGGGGGGTACGCGCCCTACAAGCTGGGCCGGGGGCTGCGCGCCGCCACGCCGGTCATCCAGGCTTGCTACTCGGGGACGCCTCGACCCGTCGATTTGCAGCCCGTGGAGCCGGCGGCCCCGCTCAACACGCAGTGCGGGGAGCTCTACGCCTCGGCCTCGCAGGGCACCCCCCTGCACCCCCACGGGCTGTGCCCCCCCGAGCGGCACTGCTCGCCGCCGTGCGGCCTCGACCTCTCCAAGAAGAGCCCCACCGGCCCCTCCgcccagctgctgcccaccGACCGCCTGCTGCCCGCAGAGCCCCGCGAGCCCTCCTTGCCCCCGCGGCACGACAGCCCCCCCGTGAGCGGGGGGCTCCTGGCCGGCCACCCCGCTGCCTACAAGGACTCGCCGCCGGGTGGGGAACCGGGGGGACACCCCCACGCCGCCGACCCGTTCCGCGGCACGCCGCCCTGCGCCGAGCCCCCCCTGCCCCGCGGCGATGGGCGCGAGCTGATGTACCGCTGGATGAAGCACGAGCCGCTGGGGCCCTACCTGGACGAAGGGGAGGCGGAGAAGGAGCTGGAGCGGGAGGAAAAAGCCGAatcgccgcccgccgccccgcagccgcGCTATCCCAGCGTGGAGAGCAACGACCTGGAGCCCGACAACAGCACCAGCGAGGAGACGGGCAGCAGCGAGGGGCCGTCGCCCGGCGACGCGTTGGACCGCTACTGCAACCACCTGGGCTACGAGCCCGAGAGCCTGGGCGACAACCTGTACGTCTGCATCCCCTGCGGGAAGGGCTTCCCCAGCTCCGAGCAGCTCAACGCGCACGTGGAGGCCCACAACGAAGAGGAGCTGTACCACAAAGCGGCGGCCGAGCAGGCCGTGCCCTTCTTGGATAagggcggcgcggggctgggggACATCCTGCGGCCGTACCGCTGCTCGTCCTGCGACAAGTCCTACAAGGACCCGGCCACGCTGCGGCAGCACGAGAAGACGCACTGGCTGACCCGGCCCTACCCCTGCACCATCTGCGGGAAGAAGTTCACGCAGCGCGGCACCATGACCCGCCACATGCGCAGCCACCTCGGCCTCAAGCCCTTCGCCTGCGACGCCTGCGGGATGCGCTTCACCCGGCAGTACCGCCTGACCGAGCACATGCGCATCCACTCCGGGGAAAAGCCCTACGAGTGCCAGGTGTGTGGCGGCAAGTTCGCCCAACAGCGCAACCTCATCAGCCACATGAAGATGCACGCGGCCGGCCCCGACGGCAAAGCCAAGCTGGACTTCCCCGACAGCGTCTACGCCATGGCGCGGCTCACCGCCGACCAGCTGGGGCTCAAGCAGGAGAAGGCGGCCGAGCTGCTGTCCCACACCTCGCACTTCCTCAGCGACCCCAAGGCCATGGAGAGCCTCTACCCCTTGGCCAAGTTCACGGCCGAGCACCTGGGGCTGAGCCAGGACAAAGCGGCCGAGGTGTTGGCGCAGGCTCCGCACCTCCACGCCGATGCCGCGCGGACCATAGAGCGCTACTCGCCCCCGTAG
- the LOC110407892 gene encoding uncharacterized protein LOC110407892 isoform X3: MGLGGERRERSAARRGAAAAGTERGPTGRVVAGGGRRLHNSPVAARRFLRGEVRAARPAPLPGTGPSAAGALGETIFVIQPCLSQPAARPSVGFHGKLPSKTRRKGVTAGVTQPQLEASVDEAEKGGTLPTSLVPLGQQGPGTAPNVFHSSLVPKSQCISAHGKAEHRNKTWTSKRSIPVSNASEPLRCLRPVLLRDTGAGEAAAGPQCRLDRGEQTSLQCLLRAVPR, from the exons atggggctggggggggagcGCCGGGAGCGGAGCGCGGCCCGacgcggggcggcggcggcggggacTGAGCGCGGCCCGACGGGGCGGGTGGTGGCCGGAGGCGGGCGCAGGTTGCACAACTCGCCCGTCGCGGCCAGGAGATTCCTGAGAGGCGAAGTCAGAGCGGCCCGACCCGCCCCGTTACCGGGCACCGGGCCCTCGGCAGCCGGCG CTCTTGGCGAAACCATCTTTGTGATTCAGCCGTGTTTATCCCAGCCTGCGGCCCGGCCCAGCGTGggtttccatggaaaacttCCATcgaaaacaaggagaaaaggagtTACAGCAGGAGTGACTCAGCCACAACTGGAAGCTTCTGTGGATGAGGCAGAGAAGGGGGGGACTCTTCCCACCAGCTTGGTCCCGCTCGGGCAGCAGGGCCCGGGGACAGCCCCGAACGTGTTCCACAGCTCTCTCGTGCCCAAATCCCAGTGCATCTCAG CTCACGGGAAGGCAGAGCATAGGAACAAGACCTGGACCAGCAAAAG GTCCATCCCTGTTTCCAACGCCAGCGAGCCGCTGCGGTGCCTCCGGCCGGTGCTGCTGCGGGACACGGGGGCGGGGGAAGCGGCTGCGGGACCGCAGTGCAGGCTGGACCGCGGCGAGCAGACATCACTGCAGTGCCTCCTCCGCGCCGTCCCGCGGTGA
- the LOC110407892 gene encoding uncharacterized protein LOC110407892 isoform X2 — translation MGLGGERRERSAARRGAAAAGTERGPTGRVVAGGGRRLHNSPVAARRFLRGEVRAARPAPLPGTGPSAAGALGETIFVIQPCLSQPAARPSVGFHGKLPSKTRRKGVTAGVTQPQLEASVDEAEKGGTLPTSLVPLGQQGPGTAPNVFHSSLVPKSQCISAHGKAEHRNKTWTSKSRCKIHVPPALLTRTPHADEGSIPVSNASEPLRCLRPVLLRDTGAGEAAAGPQCRLDRGEQTSLQCLLRAVPR, via the exons atggggctggggggggagcGCCGGGAGCGGAGCGCGGCCCGacgcggggcggcggcggcggggacTGAGCGCGGCCCGACGGGGCGGGTGGTGGCCGGAGGCGGGCGCAGGTTGCACAACTCGCCCGTCGCGGCCAGGAGATTCCTGAGAGGCGAAGTCAGAGCGGCCCGACCCGCCCCGTTACCGGGCACCGGGCCCTCGGCAGCCGGCG CTCTTGGCGAAACCATCTTTGTGATTCAGCCGTGTTTATCCCAGCCTGCGGCCCGGCCCAGCGTGggtttccatggaaaacttCCATcgaaaacaaggagaaaaggagtTACAGCAGGAGTGACTCAGCCACAACTGGAAGCTTCTGTGGATGAGGCAGAGAAGGGGGGGACTCTTCCCACCAGCTTGGTCCCGCTCGGGCAGCAGGGCCCGGGGACAGCCCCGAACGTGTTCCACAGCTCTCTCGTGCCCAAATCCCAGTGCATCTCAG CTCACGGGAAGGCAGAGCATAGGAACAAGACCTGGACCAGCAAAAG CAGGTGCAAAATACACGTTCCTCCTGCGCTGCTGACACGTACACCTCATGCAGACGAAGG GTCCATCCCTGTTTCCAACGCCAGCGAGCCGCTGCGGTGCCTCCGGCCGGTGCTGCTGCGGGACACGGGGGCGGGGGAAGCGGCTGCGGGACCGCAGTGCAGGCTGGACCGCGGCGAGCAGACATCACTGCAGTGCCTCCTCCGCGCCGTCCCGCGGTGA
- the LOC110407892 gene encoding uncharacterized protein LOC110407892 isoform X1, producing MGLGGERRERSAARRGAAAAGTERGPTGRVVAGGGRRLHNSPVAARRFLRGEVRAARPAPLPGTGPSAAGALGETIFVIQPCLSQPAARPSVGFHGKLPSKTRRKGVTAGVTQPQLEASVDEAEKGGTLPTSLVPLGQQGPGTAPNVFHSSLVPKSQCISAHGKAEHRNKTWTSKSRCKIHVPPALLTRTPHADEGSGLFVFIIFFQLREKTPGIFLFNSLRTRCRSIPVSNASEPLRCLRPVLLRDTGAGEAAAGPQCRLDRGEQTSLQCLLRAVPR from the exons atggggctggggggggagcGCCGGGAGCGGAGCGCGGCCCGacgcggggcggcggcggcggggacTGAGCGCGGCCCGACGGGGCGGGTGGTGGCCGGAGGCGGGCGCAGGTTGCACAACTCGCCCGTCGCGGCCAGGAGATTCCTGAGAGGCGAAGTCAGAGCGGCCCGACCCGCCCCGTTACCGGGCACCGGGCCCTCGGCAGCCGGCG CTCTTGGCGAAACCATCTTTGTGATTCAGCCGTGTTTATCCCAGCCTGCGGCCCGGCCCAGCGTGggtttccatggaaaacttCCATcgaaaacaaggagaaaaggagtTACAGCAGGAGTGACTCAGCCACAACTGGAAGCTTCTGTGGATGAGGCAGAGAAGGGGGGGACTCTTCCCACCAGCTTGGTCCCGCTCGGGCAGCAGGGCCCGGGGACAGCCCCGAACGTGTTCCACAGCTCTCTCGTGCCCAAATCCCAGTGCATCTCAG CTCACGGGAAGGCAGAGCATAGGAACAAGACCTGGACCAGCAAAAG CAGGTGCAAAATACACGTTCCTCCTGCGCTGCTGACACGTACACCTCATGCAGACGAAGGGTcaggtttatttgtttttattattttctttcagctcagGGAGAAAACACCTGGCATCTTTTTATTCAACTCCCTTAGAACGAGATGCAG GTCCATCCCTGTTTCCAACGCCAGCGAGCCGCTGCGGTGCCTCCGGCCGGTGCTGCTGCGGGACACGGGGGCGGGGGAAGCGGCTGCGGGACCGCAGTGCAGGCTGGACCGCGGCGAGCAGACATCACTGCAGTGCCTCCTCCGCGCCGTCCCGCGGTGA